The DNA window AACGATGTCTCTTCATGTTTACATTCCCTTTCATAATTTTTGAGTTTCACTCACGGAGTCTCTGCTGTCATTCATGTCCCGGTCTGCAATTCACGTTCTCCATGTCTGCTTGCTATTTTATTGGATTGATGAATAAGTGAAAGGCGGAATTAGTAGGAATGCGTTCTACTGACAGATTCGGATGTCATGCACCAATCTGTAAATTCATTCTAAATTTCCCTCCTTTGTCATCAAGTGGCTTTTGAAGCACCAGCTAAACCGGTCTGGATTGATCTGAGAAGATTATCTTAAAATACAAACGGAATTATGAAACCGTAACGGAGATGCAGAACCGGTTAGAATAACGGATTTCTAACAGGTTTCACAAGGTTCAGAGTGACACAGAATATTCAAAGCTGATTGAGGTTAGTCATGTTGATAATGAAGGACTCAAACACACCTGCGAACGGAAGAAAGCGAAGAATTGGTTTCAGCAGAAAGGGTGTTTCGACCCTTCCAATCCTCTCTGATTAATTTGTCCAGTGGATCGCTATATTGTTTTCTGTTGATTAAGACGATTTATTGAATACGTGTAAACGTAAGGTATTAACCTTTCGCAAGCATCTGTCAGATGCACATGTGCCTATCTACGCAAAAATTAGTTTAGTAGAAGTGTTGAAAGGTTAGACTTTCAATGAGCCTCGGCACAGTTTAATGTTGTATtgattttgataagctgtacgcGAGGTTGTTGAATAATTTTACtgactaacgtttcggcagaATGGCCTTCTTCAAAGCCTGAAATgggtttattatttattcagtttaaaatttaaaccaccaaacctctccacaacCAAATTTATAAACTCCAAtgctactttttcaatcaccaactTAGCGACtgcactgaatgctcaccatAGATCGGAGACGACTagcgctgactgatcgatcacgagaaCGAATTGTTCAAATGTCTCATTCGGATAGATATGGCGTGAGTTCCCGCATTATCGGCAGGCATTCGCctttgcggttcattttagggtttttggttTGAATCTAAAATGCCTCCAGCAATTTTCGAGCCGAGTTTTAGATTCGTGCACTAAGATTTGGACCTTGATTTCAAAATCGtctccgtcgtgtttttgtcttctttggGCATGGGTGTCTATTCTCGTAACGTATTCTTTTCGTCCACTTGCTTTGTGAATTCACGATCGCCATCAGTTCATGAAGTCTCATTCATAGACCAGCagagcacgttcatagaccgacatagcCTGTTAACGGGAAACCGtcgacggacgtcgctgttgtaccaaagttctatacggcctcctccgaggaagattttccttcacaaggagagcagagaaagccgccaagttcagagagagaaatcccacaactatcatcaactggggtctcttcgctacgctagctggcttttgggaagattccgcaacatcgacgaggaatatgaccggctcgttgatcACCTTCACGattgcgcgaagaaggctgagagcttaaaaaccaccaagagacggctgtctcttgaaactcttgagctgatacgccagcgtggagcagcacgagccgcagggaaccaagagctCACgttcgagctcgcaaggctttgcaaagaggcgataaaggaagatcttagacagagaagagcagaagtgctggctgaagccgtagaggagggaaaaaaacatttgctaTGCCCGTCGATACTCCGTcagtcgcaagacgaagatgactgctctccggaaccacAAGGGAACAACCATATCATCTACATTGCATCGaaaagggggatggagaaaatcatctacttctactctgatctcttcgacagctatgtccacttgcctcctcaccatctgagggaagacggacgtgtcattccagaggttctcccgtccgaaatacgacatggtATCATGTCgataagaaatcgtacggcacccggtacGACAGAATGagcctgaagaaccttccgccggtactcatcaacaccctgtcgaggctctttacacgttaccgatcggaatgcaaggtttctAAACAGtagaagaccagcaagactgtgttgctgtataaaaagggagatccacatgacatcggaaACTATCggccaatctgcttactgtccatcatctacaaactctttacaagagtgatccttaataggattgaaaaagtcttggatgaaggacagccatgcaaGTAAGcaaggtttcgaaaaggattcctCACGATTGACCACACTCACACtctttcgaaactcatcgaggtatcacgagagtacaagatgccgctttCTCACCTTTATCGACTTAaggaaggccttcgactcagttgagacggaagcggtcgtggaagccttggacaaccaaggcgtccctactcagtacataaaggtacttcgagagttgtacagtaacttcacgaccggaattgcgccattctacaagaatatcatcattgacgtgaagaggggggtccgacagggtgacacaatctcatccaaaatattcacagccaccctcgagaacgcaatgcgaaagttggaatgggacgacatgggagtgaaggtcgacggtcggcagctacaccatttgcgctttgctgatgacattgtATTGATAactcctagcatcagccaaacgGAACGAATgttgaccgaattcgacgaaacatgtggatgcatcggtcttcagctgaatctagaCAAGACGATGCTTATGAGGAACCGATGGGTTTCTgctgccccattcacgctcagcgggacgaacatatccgaatgctccagctatgtatatctaggttgggaaatgaaaataatgaacgacctgacctccgagttGGGCAGAAtaaaacgagcggcttggggagcattcaaGAGCGTCGAGGACAGAGGctcaggaacacccggctccgtgctcacctcttcaacaccaccgtacttcctgctttgacctatgcttcggaaacctgggcatttcgcaagcaggaagaaaacgcggtaagcgtcattgaacgcgcaattgagagagtgtgctaggagtatcccgtttcacgcaattgagggacgggattcgaagttctctcctacgtcgatagaagattagagacgccgccgcattagctaaggaaagtaaaatgaggtgggccggacacgtgatgccctttaacgacaaccgttggaccagagccgtagGCGACTGGATACCATGACATCAAACGCAtcacaggaagaccgccgacccgatggttagatttcttcacgaagtccttcaaagaaagttATGATGTTCTTCGtatcccacgcgaaaggagggcTATTCTGGcatgcgatcgggacaaatggaagaattactggcgcccgctcgaccagttcgaaaaTCAACGGAAGTCAAGGTGAtcattgctgcgt is part of the Necator americanus strain Aroian chromosome V, whole genome shotgun sequence genome and encodes:
- a CDS encoding hypothetical protein (NECATOR_CHRV.G19187.T1), which codes for MGVYSRNVFFSSTCFVNSRSPSVHEVSFIDQQSTFIDRHSLLTGNRRRTSLLYQSSIRPPPRKIFLHKESRESRQVQREKSHNYHQLGSLRYASWLLGRFRNIDEEYDRLVDHLHDCAKKAESLKTTKRRLSLETLELIRQRGAARAAGNQELTFELARLCKEAIKEDLRQRRAEVLAEAVEEGKKHLLCPSILRQSQDEDDCSPEPQGNNHIIYIASKRGMEKIIYFYSDLFDSYVHLPPHHLREDGRVIPEVLPSEIRHGIMSIRNRTAPGTTE
- a CDS encoding hypothetical protein (NECATOR_CHRV.G19188.T1), whose translation is MKDSHASKQGFEKDSSRLTTLTLFRNSSRYHESTRCRFLTFIDLRKAFDSVETEAVVEALDNQGVPTQYIKVLRELYSNFTTGIAPFYKNIIIDVKRGVRQGDTISSKIFTATLENAMRKLEWDDMGVKVDGRQLHHLRFADDIVLITPSISQTERMLTEFDETCGCIGLQLNLDKTMLMRNRWVSAAPFTLSGTNISECSSYVYLGWEMKIMNDLTSELGRIKRAAWGAFKSVEDRGSGTPGSVLTSSTPPYFLL